Genomic window (Ananas comosus cultivar F153 linkage group 1, ASM154086v1, whole genome shotgun sequence):
ACATTGATGTTAGTCAACTAAACTGAGTTGTGGAATTTGactgtaataattttaaaagtttgaataaaaattacaacagaGTAATGCCTAACTTATAATTGAGAGCCAAATgtgcaatttatttttttaccttaTGGTCGTGAGTAAGGCTTTCAACAGGCTAAACGCGAGCGAGTCGGAATCAGCTCATGTTCGCTCATTTATTAATCAAGCCGAACGCAGGCTagctttttaaaatatcaagctgaaaaatttatctcatgttcggcttgtttattaatgaGCCAAGCACGAGGTGGCTCGTGAACAGCAAAATAGATTGTCAGCCCTATCACCagatgaaaagttgaaagaaaatcaaaaaattagagTTTTAATCTAATAAGAAATTCACACAATATGTATCTCTTCACATTTGGGCATgtctaaaatacaaataataaaaaatttgtaatatatacatatattgaaGCTTTATCGAACGgtacacgagcgagctgacacCATGCGACactcctaaaatttaaaatagttctgtatataagatataataagactAAACCCTTTATTCcatctatattattttaaacGGTGACCAGACCCAAATATTGAGCATGTTATGACTAAAATAGTTCTAGGATAGATTGTTCTCAAAAAGCACTAGTcgaaagtatgagatgagtctcagTTAAGTTAGAATCATATAGCAAATTTAGTGCagctttatatataataatataataataaggtTAAACCTTTTTATCCGACTATAGTATTTTGGACAGTAACGAACTAGAATAGTTCTAAAACATGCAACTCTTAAAGCTTCGTTTGATtcagatataagtaagaactagctattacagggataggtacacgtatgaggataagaaaaatagcatttgaatgaaaattggattatttctgaagataagaaaaatagcgtttgaatagataatatagaataaaaaaaatagtgatagttatatataaaaaacgaAGATGTTGGTAGGGAtaattataccagcttattttagTTTGCgtataaaaagaataagaagttATTCCTCTCCTTATCTCCGATCCAAACGGTGCCTTATAGAACACATTATGCACGAGCTAAATCTCAAGTGGAAAAATTCAGCTCTTGTTCGGGTTGAGCTTATTCGCACCTGCCGTGGGCGACTTGCCACCCGAGCCGCCGCGTCCGCGATGCGAGGCCGCGGCGACGCGTGGCGCTAATCCTCTTGCTGACGTGGAATCTCCTGTGGGCCCTatcccccctcctctctctctctctccgcgaCTCCCGAggctatagatatatatataacccgAACGTACATTcgaagtgagagagagagagagaaagagaaagatcgatctagagagagaaatagcgcGCGAAGCGAAGGAGACGACGGAGcgagaggagaaagaggaggcGCGTTCGCACGTGCGAAATCTCCCGggttagggctagggttagggttagggtttcttcgTGCGACGTTCGGAGCTCGGCGGTAACGATGGATCTCCTcgctccctcctctccctccctctttcgctcgatcgatcgatcgagatCCAACTCactcgcttttttttttctttatttttttttctttctccctccTTTCGTATCGATCTCTCGCCCTTGTTTGAATCTTTTTTTATTGCAATTTTGTATCTACACGAATTGTTCCATGCTTTTGACGTAGttgtttttttatcatttttttctttttcttttttagaaaaaaagggtgAGGGCAATCGAGATCATCATGAGGGGCGTCTCAGAAGCCTATTTCGATCCCGATTTCGATGCGCTCATCGATCGCATCAATCCCCCCGGGTGAGTAATTATTAATCTTAATTTCAATTCAATTTCTTAAGGTTTCATCAAtcaagtaaattttaaatattattaatcttattcttgttgttgttgataGATGAAAAACTATTGCAGAATCAAAATgatgattaaaatttaatattattgttaatgatgatgatgatgatgatgatgatgatgatgatttttGCAGGGTTGTTGTGGACAACGAAACATGCGAGGATTGCACCCTTGTTAAGGTAACAAACTACACCCTCCTCTCTGAAAAAATTATTCCGTCGACCCGGTCCACTAAGCTTTAATCCGTGGACcacgcactttctcattttagtgccCTATGGTTTGAAGTGTATCGCACATCtcgtttcatttttttccttttgttattcccttcactatttttttcgttaaatcagtgacaaagttaaaactaaagatactaaggctttgtttggaattgcggagagattgcgttacgtgcggtagaaaagtacgttggaaaactgtttgtttccgtacgtaatattgcgatCTGCATATtgtgatgagtcggttacgatatatttattgcggtcccatcggagaacgcatAAGCGCTTTtcctcaacttcattttatctaatagtgttagatagacttcaataccaaattaagcctaAAGTGAATATCCTATAAATTATAGGTAGGGCATTTggagttttttgtatatgatttaataaaaagttaacagAAAGGCTAAcgcaaagagaaaaatgaaaccacagtgtactaagatactaaattgatacacgttaaaccacagaatactaagaatactaaagtgagagaaTACGAACCACaggaatagtatttgaagtttactttaaaaaaaacattttcaaatttataggCATTTTAGTAAAAGTGTTAAATAAATATAgacaaaaatatacaaaatttatctcCATTTATATCTCGATTGTAAACCATTTGAGTcggctattttttaaaaaaatttgacattttaattttaaattttaaattaataacttactttgatgaatttatgattataattacacaaattatagaaaatatattaattaaattcataaaaacatacaaatgatatatttaaattttaaaattttaaaattatcaatcgTCGTCGATAAAATGAAAACAACATAAAAGCGGAGGCCACATTTTGTGAAACACGTGGTGGTTCCTGTACCGTCCTTTTTAACCTCGAGAAAACGACGAATCCCTGCCACTGCTTTTGCAACAAACATGTGGGcggcgtgagagagagagaaatggacgGTCGAGAATGATCGGCTatcttaacctttttttttaattttttattttatttaaattgttttTGTTGGGCCCTCCTAggtagagatgtcaatgggtatggatattcaaaattttattcgaatccgaacccgaataaaaTGAATATATTCGATActaagcctccgtttggttcagggttaagaaaaaaatagctatttcagggatagagttaagttcagggttaaagtggggttaaagtttttttgtgtttggttggaggtggagttagtctagaataataaaaaatagtgtttggttggagcaagtgggataagaagataatgattgataaagaaggataatgattggttggagtaggtgtgataaaaaagatagtgggttattatgaatagaaaaaaatgtttggttggagtttggtggggttcggtagggttagctaacccgggataacccgggataatttatttgatgtgGGGTTAACCCCACCTATTTTTTGGAGTGTTTGcagataaaatgggggttaaggggttattccaccccttaacccccaaccaaacaagggctaaatgaatatggatttggatatggatagcaaaaataaaaaccagacggatatgaattttaacTGTACCTGATCCGAactcgaatttattttacattatatataatatgtatataaaatttgatgttatatttgaatttgtattttaaaaatttagatttaatataatatattttgaaatattgaaaaaagaaataattgttttgggttcaaattttcgggcaaattttcgggttcggattcgggttcgggtttcgaatttttggtcgggttcgagtttggatatgaatttttaaaatccgtcgggttcggattcgaattcgggTCTCAGGTTTGGAGTCgtgttcggattcgggtttttgaaaatccactCCGAATCTGACCTGTTGACATCTCTAGACCCTCCTGGGAGTGCCAGGTAGCtgacttttgtttttttatataataaaataaaatatatataataataataataataataataaggatgaactttaaataccacctctATGGTTTcttactttctcattttagtattctgtggtctaaagtgtattaagttagtgtcacgtgatttcatttttatcttttcgttagcttttttgttaatattttgttaaattatatacaaaaaacttcatatatcctatctagatttattaaatattcactttagtacccacTTTAGTacccatttagttttaactttatcactgatttaataaaaaaaaatagtgaaattgataataaaaagataaaaataaaatcataggatactaaattgatacactttaaattatatggtTGTAAtctaaaaaagtatgaaaccataagggtgtatttgaatttttttctaataataatGTATGTATGATTGCATTGCAGGTGGACAGCGCCAACAGAGACGGGATACTTTTGGAAATGGTGCAGGTGCTGACAGACCTCGACCTCCTCATCTCCAAATCCTACATCTCCTCCGACGGCGGATGGCTCATGGACGGTTCGTGATCTCTCTGAACCCAAATTGAATCCCCAAGTAATGTActatttttttgaaatcatattttaaaatatatcatactgaaatatacattttttaaactaatttatGCCCGAATTGACGTCCgtcgtgattttattttttataattatttgtaaaattatactCATTTAGTATTAAATAAATGCGCTCTATTCCAAATCGcataaaattctaaataaaatatttgtactCATTAGTATCCCCATCCCTCTCACCtgtcacctctctctctctctctctctcttctctctctcttccattaTTTTGtgttaatttaaaatctaaaacatCATATGTGGATTATttgctcaaaattttttattttaatgactACAAAATAGTTACGAGTTATCTTTTAAAAGCAGCCCAGTGcgctacaataaaaatataacctAAATCACATTTtttcgaaatatatatatagtagtaaaaaaaataaaatcgagCTAAATTGtaccctttcttcttttttttttaataacttttttaagaataatattatatataaatatattatatattttatttatttttgtacagTGTTCCACGTGACGGACCAGCTGGGTAACAAGATTACCGACCGCGGCATGATCCACTCCATCCAGCAGTCCTTCACGCCGGCGCCCAAATCCGCCAGCccccgccaccaccaccaccaccaccaccaccagcaGAGCGAATACAATTCCGACTCCGCCTGCTGCACCTGCGCTGCCGCAACGACGACGACAACAACTATCGaggtcgccgccgccgaccgccCCGGCCTCCTCTCCGAGATCGCCGCCGTGCTCGCGGCCCTCGGCTGCCGCGTGTCCTCCTGCCGTGCCTGGACCCACAACTCCCGCGCCGCGGCCGTGCTCGACGTCCATgaccgcgccgccgccgtcgaccCCCGCCGCCTCGCCGACATCGAGCAGCAGGTGCGCGGCGTGGTCGGCGCGCACTCCGACGGGCCGGGCGACCGGATGCGCGTGGCCGTGtcctcgccgtcgccgtcggGGCGCGTGCACACGGAGCGGCGGCTGCACCAGATGATGAGGGAGGATGGAGACTACGAGGAGatgacgacggcggcggcggcggcggcggcgacggagaCGCGGGTGACGATAGATCGGTGGGCGGAGAGGGGGTATTGGGTGGTGGGCGTGCGGAGCTTGGACCGGCCCAAGCTGCTGTTCGACACCGTCTGCGCCCTCACCGACATGCGCTACGTCGTCTTCCACGCCGCCGTCGGCTCCCACGGCCATCTCGCAATCCAGGTACGTATACGTACCCATCCACATGCATGCGCTTTACAGAGTTCACATATGAATAGTCTCACACTCCATAATTATAAGACATTTTCGATACTCTATAAGAGTTCACATATAAATATTCCCACACTCAATAATTATAAGGCATTTTTTATGCCGCAGTTCATGACATGTGAATAATTTCACAttcaatatttataaaatattttttatactgaaACTTTCGAATTCACGATCCACTTTATTAAATTTgctctagaatatttgaagtatcttaaaaataaatttaacaattttttgatattatttacttagCAATTGAAAAGAcgcaaaattaattaagaattttaaTAATCGTGATGAGCTGTTTATAAATTTAACgatatagaaatattcaaatcacgtaaaattttagTAGAAttttagttgaaaatttttagcTTGGATCAGGAATACTAC
Coding sequences:
- the LOC109715305 gene encoding ACT domain-containing protein ACR3-like, with the translated sequence MRGVSEAYFDPDFDALIDRINPPGVVVDNETCEDCTLVKVDSANRDGILLEMVQVLTDLDLLISKSYISSDGGWLMDVFHVTDQLGNKITDRGMIHSIQQSFTPAPKSASPRHHHHHHHHQQSEYNSDSACCTCAAATTTTTTIEVAAADRPGLLSEIAAVLAALGCRVSSCRAWTHNSRAAAVLDVHDRAAAVDPRRLADIEQQVRGVVGAHSDGPGDRMRVAVSSPSPSGRVHTERRLHQMMREDGDYEEMTTAAAAAAATETRVTIDRWAERGYWVVGVRSLDRPKLLFDTVCALTDMRYVVFHAAVGSHGHLAIQEYYIRHKDGCSLDSESERRRVTRCLVAAVERRVSHGLRLDVRAIDRPGLLSDVTRVFRENGLSLARAECATRGERAVGTFYVTDASGCREVDPKAVEAVRREVGGGIVLEVNKDAPSRSPAEKKIRAQTHGIGIGSASSLEEARPRNSLGSILWSQIERLSGFIRS